The Salvia splendens isolate huo1 unplaced genomic scaffold, SspV2 ctg108, whole genome shotgun sequence nucleotide sequence CAGAAACAAGCTTCACGGGGTGATATCTAGAATGAAGAATATGGATTAATAATGATGCATCTTTAACAGACAGATATATATACCTGCACTAGTCCACCAAGATTATATCTAAGATCCAGGACAAAGTAAGAAGCACCCATGTCTTGAAGTCTTCTCATTGCTACAGAAAAAAAACAGATGCATGGTAAACTAAaccaaaaaaattactactgATAACAAACCAATAATTCTAAGGTTTGTAAAGGATGAAATAACAGTACAACACCACTAACTTCTTACAAAAGCATAAGTTTTGAATGTGACAATGGCATCTGTACAAAAAACTACCTGTAACCAAATCTTTCCTGGCCAAAGCATTGAACTCTTTTAGGCGAACGTAACCAACAGTACTTTGCCCATTCTTAACCTGTTCCGGCCTGTAAAAAACTGGAGACTTGGCAACAGATTGCCTCTGCACCTTTACTGATTGTACAGGCCCACAGGTCCCATGCTTGACCTAAAAATAATTGTTGATCAAGCATTAGCAGGAGGAACACAAGTAAGACTGATGGATCGATGTTGTGTGCACTTGACTAACCGTGACATCAACAAATGTTTCACTGGGTCCTTGTAACATTGATGATGCTTCGAATGCTGATTTTCCTATCACATCCACTCCATTAATAGCCAGGAGTTCATCACCCTAATAGAAGTGGGGATAGggaacaaatatatataaaaacatACATGGAGCTTGAAACCAGAGAAAGATAATAATGATCGTTGTATGTCCACAAAGTAATCGTCTAACAACTATAATCCATACAATAATGTAAGATAAACTTCATCTTATTACTGGATAAGTCATAAGTATCAGTGAGGAAAAAATTAGGAGGGCGAAGAAGTTGATTTGGTGGTGATCCATACTTTTAACAATAACAGATAAGTCATGTTTTGGATTGCTCAAGGTGACTTCATAATATCATCATATTCAACTGATCTGCATCACGTTAGGAGGTAGCTTGAAAATTGGCATAATGAGAGGATCGATATAACATTTTACCCTCAGGTggcaaaaaatttaaattcagaaaatgaaaatagaataCAGAAAATCCTATGGGAGCATATCGTATGCCTTTGATAGAAGTGATGACATAACGAGCATGTAAAAAATCTCCACGTGATAAAGATCAAATTTATCTAAGAAACAACCCTGTATATATGAGTTCATGGTTTAAATGCAGATCAAAATTTCCAAACGGAAAAGCTAGTGTGCCATAGACTGAGCTCCCTTACCTGTTTAATCCCAGCAGTGTGGGCAGGGCCATCCAGAAGAAGTCCTAACACCCTCAATCTCACCTTTCCATTTTCATCTGGAATTTCCCTCAGGTTTATCCCAATTCCAGACATATCATACCTTGCCATCTTGGCGAACTTTTGTTCATGATGGAACCAACACAAGCCATGGAATAAGAAAACTGAAAATTGTTTAAGTTACAGCATATTGAAGTAAGTATAAAAAACAAATTCACAACaaagatttttctttttgagcAATAAGTACACAACAATGTTCGGATATAAGAAACGAAGCCTTTGACAAAAAGGGACCACCAAATATTTGATAACAAGATAGAAAATAGGTGGATAATTTAGTTAAATGAGTATAAATTATAATGAAGAAAAAGATAACTTGGCAAGTATTCAAATCCGAATGGAATATATATTCTGTAGTCCCTGTCCGACTGAGTCATGAAATGCTCATTCAAGCATGAATGATCTAATATTTTCTAATTATTCCAATGGCATAATATAGTGAATATTAGATGATCACTATCCTTGGGCCAGCAGACCTCAGACAACATACTTGACACATAAAAATGGTAACTGTTAGTACGGTCACTGAGAAATCAAAGTAAATAGAGGTTCAAAGTGCTGCTTCAAATATCTTGTGCCAACTTTTGAAGGCTAACTTTACTTGCAAATTCGGTCGAAAAACTACAAAGAAAATATAGAAATGTCATGCAAGAAAACAATTCATGAAGCATGCAAAGACCGCCATCCAAGAGATGCAGAGAAACAATTTCAGAAACAAGAAAACAGTCGTATGCAAATAAATTCAACATGTACAGAAGCAGACACTCATAAAAGAAGAACGTGAAGCATATTTTCCATTAGAAAGGGAATCAAAGATGAGAAAATTATCACATCAGTGGGAGGAAGAAAACGCGTGTAGGGGTCTCCCAAGCTCGCCAACATTCGTCTAATGATATCGTGCGCTCTTGATCGTGATTGAATCGAGCTGCCTAAAAcatcctccttcttcttctaCATCACAACAAAATTAAACTCAATCAATCGCAACAACCCTCGTGCGAAAGTAGCATGATACGCTCTGCATAGACTCGACAGTAACACATACAAGCCACGAATCAGGAGACCATCGGTGCCGGCCAGTCTCGAGGAAACTATCGTTCACAATTTGCCACGCCTCTTCCACGATTTCCTCATTCGTCACCGCTTCCCCCGTCGATTTATCATCCACGTAATCATCGTATTCGCGGCAAATTAGCTCTTGCTGCGGAGGAACTGGTTCTAGAGCGGTTGAATGCGAAGGAGACGCGCAGAAAAGCCCTAGGGAGAGTGCTAGGGAGATCAGAGTAGAGCTAAATGCCTGCGAAATTGACGGAATCCTCTGCGAATAATCTGAATTGCTTATCGGGATGGAGTTACTGAGCGGAGGAATTACGAGTGCTAGCTTCGTCGTCGACGacgacggcggcggcggtggtggagggGAGAGTGGTGATAGTGAGGAGTTGCAGAGTAGAAGCCTCACCATCTCTCACTCTGTATTACTCTTTCTGCTTCTGTTTTATGCCGCTAAAAGAGATTGACTATCCACTACTGTTCTGCCGTTACAAAATCTACAGTGCTTTACAATTACAACTAAAGTCGGTTTCAAGGCCAAAATCTAACATGACAAGAAATTCTCTAAACTGTTTTAATCGGTTTTAACACATGTAACACTCTAACATGATTATATACAATTAAATTAAGGATAGTGATAAGTTTAACTCCCTAATTTCTTATCCCCGAGGAATCGTAGTGGACGCCATATCAACTTATCACATATAAACACTATTAATATATCCTTAGACTTCCATTGAATAATTTGGCTCTATAGTTTCAACTTTCAGATTTATGCATTGCTCTTAATCCGAGTTAACGAGACATAAAAAATAAGcaattactttattatttagaaCATCACAAAATTATCACATGATAAAATAAGTTTGATAGATGAATTTGATGGTCAATCTTGTCGATCCACATATTGCTTGCGTTTGttgcaaaaatattaaattttctcTATGTCCTGAACTCTCATTATGTAAATACTGATAAAAGTTTTTATACTAGAGTAAGAACAGTCATCAGTGGGTTTAAATTCGAATCAAAATTTACCTATTTTCTCCTAACACATCACTCAGCCGTGCGGTGTGTTAATGCACACCATTTGGTTGAGTTGTAGTGTTGTTTGGGATCGTCAAAGTTCACTCGGTTGCATGGTGTGTTATATGAGCCATACGATCGCCTAACATGCTCTTGATAGGTCGTGATAATTGACATGGGACACATATTGTTTCTTTAGAACCACGCGATAGAGGTCTTATGCATTGTATGGGTTTTAACCTATACTCGACCGTGTAGTGTGCACCACTACATTTGTGGTTGAGTAACTTTTGAGAGCCTTAAATCTCCACGGATCATGCAACTTGTAATCCATTTGCACTGGTCCGTGTATCATGTGCAACCttttttttggcctttttctTGTTTTGAACTTTGTCATTTTTTCATATTTCCTTGAGTCACTATTTACCAAGATTAAACTAAACTACTACTAAAATAAGTCTATAAGATATTTAAGAAATAGTACACTACACATGAAAACATTACTCCActtgttatatttttatatattttatttattgatataataatacttatataagtttaaaaataaaataaataattgtaatTTGATGAAACGATAATGATTCAGGAGCTAACATAAAATTTGTCTGTAGAATATCTATATAAGTAACAGTCGTGTAATTGTCAAGTGAAGACAAAAAGCAGAGTCCAGTGATTTGAGGAGCTCAGAATAACCCCAAACGCTGGCTCTGCGATTCTGAGGCGACACACGCGGCGTGCTAGATCTGCTAGAGGCGACGATGAGTACGGCCAGGGAGAGCGGCGCCGCCAAAAATGGCGGCGGCCTGCAATCCATTCCAGCCGCCTCGCGGAAGATGGTCCTGAGCTTGAAGGAGATTGTTAACTGCACGGAGGCAGAGATCTATGCCGCCCTCAAGGAATGCAATAtggaccccgacgaagccgtcCATCGTCTCCTCTCGCAAGGTCTCTCCTTCCCTCAATACCCAAAACCCTAGAGTTTTGTTAATTGGTGGATTTTTGTTTTTTGAGGGTTTTTTCCATTACGTGATTACTTCTTCAGAATCTTTGAAAAGAATTTAATTTTCTGttgcaagttcatatttttagCTTCAATTTTGTGTTTTCGGATTTTAATTTTCTGTTGCAAGTTTATATTTCTATCTTCAATTCTGTGTTTTCTCTGTCTATTACTTGATAACTTCTTGAGAATCTTTGAAAATAAGTCTATTTTCGTTTCCAAGTTTCTATGTTTATCTTCAATTTTGGATTTTCTGTCAGATTACTTATTGAGAATCTTGAAAAGGGCATTTcgtttttttgtttgttgtgaGTTGAAAATTTGGTGCCGTTTCCATTTTTTAGCTGAAGGCAAGTTTTTGACTTTCATTTTCCTAGGCGAATTAGGTTAATTGTAAGTTCTCTTTCATTTCTGCCTAGGATATGATTTCTGTGCTATATGTAGTTTTCTCTCATTCAAGCTGCATTTGGACCGTCATGCTCTTGCATTTTTGAATGCGCAGTTGTATGCTGTAAAATATTGGGTTTATAATGATTAATTATGGTGCCACTGTGTTCCACATAAGTTTGTAGTTGGGACCTAATACTGTGTTTTGTTGATATGATCAGTCGGATAGTTGTTGTTGTTTCAGCTGTAGATTACCTAATGACACGTGAATTAAAGTTGAATTGATTTGTTAATAGTCATATCTATAACTCTTAGCTGATGTCTTTGCTATTATCTAGATCCTTtccatgaggtgaaaagtaaacgagaaaagaaaaaagaggtgCGTGATTCTCATCCATGCATACATGGGTTTATTTCATAGTTGGCGTCTATCATAGTAATTAGTACCTTCATATAAGGTGGATCAGATTGGCAGATGTTTGTTaagttttgtttgttcttcgCGTTCGCGCATGGATAGAATGAAACTTATGAAGGGGCTCTTATCTAGCTTCTTTAACATGATGTTCCTATCGTGTTCTCACAGGGTAAAGACACTACTGAGGCTAGGTCTCGTGGGGCTAATAATAATACTGGTAGAAGTGGAAAAACTGGTACTGATCGTCACCGAGGTGGTTCAACTCATTATTCTTCTGGTACTCTTTTCAACCTTGATGACCTTGAATAATAGATATTTCAGCGGCCAGacactaatattttatatacCTCTTCTGTCTTCATTTGCAGAGTCTGTTACTTTGGTTGGAAAGACGACATATAAGAAAGAAGATGGATCAGTGTCCTCGATATCTGCTACTTCAAGAATTAACAGAAGCAGAGTATCCACAGGACCCAGGTCTGTCTGCTTGAACTTCTTGGAtcttcaattctaatttaaagTTGCAGTTAGCAAATTGTTTTGTTATTTGTAGTTAGGTTATTATATAGCTGCTGTGTGAATATATCCATGACTACATATGAGCTCCTTTCTTTAATTTATGTGAGCAATTTCGGAATGTCATTGCGTTAACACTTGAGTTTTTTTTCTCGTTCTGCACAGACATGTGAACAGGTTTATCCAAATGTATACATGATGTAATGTGCTTCATATTCTTTCATGTTTTACTGTTCATATGTTACACTTATCGAGTTAGAAAGTGTATATGCAGATTCCGACTTAGTTGTTACTTACTTCATTACATTCATACACCTTAAGGCTCACAGTGTTATTTTTCCCATTTTCTGGATGGAATGTTGCAGTAATGGCACGACTGCTGAAAATAAAGGGTTCTTGGATGGCGCAGCCGAGGCTGCTCCATCTGGAGTACAGCAAGCTTCTGGATATCAATCTGCATGGGCTGGTGCTCCTGGACAGGTTTCCATGGCTGACATTGTAAAGATGGGCAGACCACAGAATAAAACATCACATTCACAGAATGCATCTCACCGCAATGATTTAAGATTTCCGGCAGAACATTCATCGAAAGATTATGAGTCAGGAACTAATGAAGAGTGGCCTGCCATGGAGAAGCCTACTGCTGCACATGTGCAATCGGAACCGTACTATGCTGTGGACTCTGAGCAGCATCTGGCGCCATCTGGTATACCTTCTGTCAGTGTCAATCAACTGCCTGAGGCAGAAGTGGTTcaagaagaagacgaagaagatgaATACACAGAAAATTATGGTGCTGATGCAGCACAATCTGATTCTATCACCAATAGGAAGATTTTGGAAGATGATTCAAGAGGTGCATCTCTGTATGAAAATGATTTGTATGAAGACATGGGTTCGTTTCAGCATCACGCTCCTCATGATTTCCATAAAGGTGGGGTTTTTACAATTATTGCTAAGCTATTGATTGCAACACCTTTAGCACCATACCTGATTTTAGGTTGAAGTAATGATGGCCTCAATATTATTGTTAGGCAGATACGTATGGTATATATCAAGTTCGAGGTAAACTTTGCACTATAGGAATAGCATTAGAAGCTTTGTAACGATCGCCACTTGTTTCAAAGCACCGTGAACTTATTGTCCTTTATATTGACAAAATAAAACTGTGGATGTTTGTATGTTGTTGAGTTGGTAAAGTAATTAGTGACTGTCTGATTCTTGCACAACGCTTGATCATGCGCTTTGATATTTCACTCTCCTGGTCCAGTTAATGTTACTTTTCTATATTCACGAGTCTCTATACTTGACCATTTAAGTATTGTCCTTGATCTTGCAGTTGAAGATATTGGGGTTTCAGTGTCATCAGTCACCAGAGACTTGCAACAGCTTAATGTGGAGAAGGATGATGGAGGATTGCCTTCGGAAGAATATATTACTCCTACTGTGGTGATTCCCGATCATTTGCAAGTTCAAAATGCTGGTTGTTTGAACTTGAGCTTTGGTAGTTTTGGATCTGCCAGGGGTGCTGCATATTCTTCTGGCACTGTGAAATCTTTGCCTGTAGAAACTAACTTGGAAGAGGAACGACGTAGCGATCCTGATATTCCATCTGTTGGGCATATTGACTCTAGGTACTAACGTTGAGTATATTGAACGATTTGGGGATAcactttactttatttttctcacATTTTAACTTTGGCTTCCATCTTCTATCGTTGCAGAAGTAATGATTACTATGTTGACGACTCATTGCGAAATGCTTCTGACAGTGGTTTGTTCCATAGAAACAGTGCTGGTTCAAGGGATTATGATCCATCTTCAGCTTCTCAACAAGAACAGTTGAAGCCTGAAAATGCTGAAGGGGCTCATGGAAGTCAATACGCTTTCCCCCCTTCCAACTCTGGCTACACCTATGATGACGATCAACAATTAAATGCTACTTTTAATCAAACAAGTTCCCATGCGCAGAATCTAGCTGCTTATTCAGATGTTATGGTAAAATATCTTTCCCTTTGTCTTCAAATATGCTTTATGTTAATTTTTTGT carries:
- the LOC121788575 gene encoding carboxyl-terminal-processing peptidase 1, chloroplastic-like isoform X1, producing the protein MVRLLLCNSSLSPLSPPPPPPPSSSTTKLALVIPPLSNSIPISNSDYSQRIPSISQAFSSTLISLALSLGLFCASPSHSTALEPVPPQQELICREYDDYVDDKSTGEAVTNEEIVEEAWQIVNDSFLETGRHRWSPDSWLKKKEDVLGSSIQSRSRAHDIIRRMLASLGDPYTRFLPPTDFAKMARYDMSGIGINLREIPDENGKVRLRVLGLLLDGPAHTAGIKQGDELLAINGVDVIGKSAFEASSMLQGPSETFVDVTVKHGTCGPVQSVKVQRQSVAKSPVFYRPEQVKNGQSTVGYVRLKEFNALARKDLVTAMRRLQDMGASYFVLDLRYNLGGLVQAGIEIAKLFLDKGQTVTYTVGRDPLSVKNIVAESSPLFSAPVIVLVNKNTASASEIVATALHDNCKAVLVGERTYGKGLIQSVFELNDGSGVVVTIGKYVTPNHMDINGNGVDPDFGNFPAWNEVTRYLSSCHKPQEG
- the LOC121788573 gene encoding uncharacterized protein LOC121788573 isoform X2, whose amino-acid sequence is MSTARESGAAKNGGGLQSIPAASRKMVLSLKEIVNCTEAEIYAALKECNMDPDEAVHRLLSQDPFHEVKSKREKKKEGKDTTEARSRGANNNTGRSGKTGTDRHRGGSTHYSSESVTLVGKTTYKKEDGSVSSISATSRINRSRVSTGPSNGTTAENKGFLDGAAEAAPSGVQQASGYQSAWAGAPGQVSMADIVKMGRPQNKTSHSQNASHRNDLRFPAEHSSKDYESGTNEEWPAMEKPTAAHVQSEPYYAVDSEQHLAPSGIPSVSVNQLPEAEVVQEEDEEDEYTENYGADAAQSDSITNRKILEDDSRGASLYENDLYEDMGSFQHHAPHDFHKVEDIGVSVSSVTRDLQQLNVEKDDGGLPSEEYITPTVVIPDHLQVQNAGCLNLSFGSFGSARGAAYSSGTVKSLPVETNLEEERRSDPDIPSVGHIDSRSNDYYVDDSLRNASDSGLFHRNSAGSRDYDPSSASQQEQLKPENAEGAHGSQYAFPPSNSGYTYDDDQQLNATFNQTSSHAQNLAAYSDVMSYTNALPSNLTPANQSTRENDLRYSPFPVNQSMTDKFGGSAISMSEALKTAGFTLSQPSPQTQSGTGIPTGPPPPQQLVHPYTQPSVPLGPYANMIGYQYLPQSYTYLPSAFQQTFAGNSSYHQSLLSQYKNNVSATSPPQSAPGYGAFGNTTNAPGNFPTAAPSGTNNLSYDDVLREQQYKDNLLSLQQQNDNSAMWLHGLNSRTMSAVPASTYYNYQVQNQQSGGFRQAQQPPSQSYGALGYPNFYHSQSGASHDQPQQQNPQDVSSLQAQQQQQPPKQPQLW
- the LOC121788575 gene encoding carboxyl-terminal-processing peptidase 1, chloroplastic-like isoform X2, which translates into the protein MARYDMSGIGINLREIPDENGKVRLRVLGLLLDGPAHTAGIKQGDELLAINGVDVIGKSAFEASSMLQGPSETFVDVTVKHGTCGPVQSVKVQRQSVAKSPVFYRPEQVKNGQSTVGYVRLKEFNALARKDLVTAMRRLQDMGASYFVLDLRYNLGGLVQAGIEIAKLFLDKGQTVTYTVGRDPLSVKNIVAESSPLFSAPVIVLVNKNTASASEIVATALHDNCKAVLVGERTYGKGLIQSVFELNDGSGVVVTIGKYVTPNHMDINGNGVDPDFGNFPAWNEVTRYLSSCHKPQEG
- the LOC121788573 gene encoding uncharacterized protein LOC121788573 isoform X1; protein product: MSTARESGAAKNGGGLQSIPAASRKMVLSLKEIVNCTEAEIYAALKECNMDPDEAVHRLLSQDPFHEVKSKREKKKEGKDTTEARSRGANNNTGRSGKTGTDRHRGGSTHYSSESVTLVGKTTYKKEDGSVSSISATSRINRSRVSTGPSNGTTAENKGFLDGAAEAAPSGVQQASGYQSAWAGAPGQVSMADIVKMGRPQNKTSHSQNASHRNDLRFPAEHSSKDYESGTNEEWPAMEKPTAAHVQSEPYYAVDSEQHLAPSGIPSVSVNQLPEAEVVQEEDEEDEYTENYGADAAQSDSITNRKILEDDSRGASLYENDLYEDMGSFQHHAPHDFHKVEDIGVSVSSVTRDLQQLNVEKDDGGLPSEEYITPTVVIPDHLQVQNAGCLNLSFGSFGSARGAAYSSGTVKSLPVETNLEEERRSDPDIPSVGHIDSRSNDYYVDDSLRNASDSGLFHRNSAGSRDYDPSSASQQEQLKPENAEGAHGSQYAFPPSNSGYTYDDDQQLNATFNQTSSHAQNLAAYSDVMQSYTNALPSNLTPANQSTRENDLRYSPFPVNQSMTDKFGGSAISMSEALKTAGFTLSQPSPQTQSGTGIPTGPPPPQQLVHPYTQPSVPLGPYANMIGYQYLPQSYTYLPSAFQQTFAGNSSYHQSLLSQYKNNVSATSPPQSAPGYGAFGNTTNAPGNFPTAAPSGTNNLSYDDVLREQQYKDNLLSLQQQNDNSAMWLHGLNSRTMSAVPASTYYNYQVQNQQSGGFRQAQQPPSQSYGALGYPNFYHSQSGASHDQPQQQNPQDVSSLQAQQQQQPPKQPQLW
- the LOC121788573 gene encoding uncharacterized protein LOC121788573 isoform X3; protein product: MSTARESGAAKNGGGLQSIPAASRKMVLSLKEIVNCTEAEIYAALKECNMDPDEAVHRLLSQDPFHEVKSKREKKKEGKDTTEARSRGANNNTGRSGKTGTDRHRGGSTHYSSESVTLVGKTTYKKEDGSVSSISATSRINRSRVSTGPSNGTTAENKGFLDGAAEAAPSGVQQASGYQSAWAGAPGQVSMADIVKMGRPQNKTSHSQNASHRNDLRFPAEHSSKDYESGTNEEWPAMEKPTAAHVQSEPYYAVDSEQHLAPSGIPSVSVNQLPEAEVVQEEDEEDEYTENYGADAAQSDSITNRKILEDDSRGASLYENDLYEDMGSFQHHAPHDFHKVEDIGVSVSSVTRDLQQLNVEKDDGGLPSEEYITPTVVIPDHLQVQNAGCLNLSFGSFGSARGAAYSSGTVKSLPVETNLEEERRSDPDIPSVGHIDSRSNDYYVDDSLRNASDSGLFHRNSAGSRDYDPSSASQQEQLKPENAEGAHGSQYAFPPSNSGYTYDDDQQLNATFNQTSSHAQNLAAYSDVMSTRENDLRYSPFPVNQSMTDKFGGSAISMSEALKTAGFTLSQPSPQTQSGTGIPTGPPPPQQLVHPYTQPSVPLGPYANMIGYQYLPQSYTYLPSAFQQTFAGNSSYHQSLLSQYKNNVSATSPPQSAPGYGAFGNTTNAPGNFPTAAPSGTNNLSYDDVLREQQYKDNLLSLQQQNDNSAMWLHGLNSRTMSAVPASTYYNYQVQNQQSGGFRQAQQPPSQSYGALGYPNFYHSQSGASHDQPQQQNPQDVSSLQAQQQQQPPKQPQLW